In Vigna angularis cultivar LongXiaoDou No.4 chromosome 8, ASM1680809v1, whole genome shotgun sequence, one DNA window encodes the following:
- the LOC128193759 gene encoding uncharacterized protein LOC128193759 — MTLQLADISLKYAYGVAEDVLVKVDKFIFLVDFVIMEMEEDVNVPLILGRPFMKTARVLIDVENDKLKVRVQDEEVNFDVFEAMSHPKDNKECFHLDPLDEICMIQVKKASDTFSLEEMLVDTCEELNEKEEELIDECLTELQELKEDSLQKTKEINTKAKVKESKLELKMLPPHLKYVVPKKGGMPVIYNEKNELTPTRTVTGWRMCIDYRKLNNAIRKDHFPLPFMD; from the exons ATGACTCTTCAACTAGCAGATATTTCTCTGAAATATGCTTATGGGGTAGCTGAAGATGTGCTTGTGAAGGTagacaaatttatatttcttgtGGACTTTGTTATCATGGAGATGGAAGAGGATGTGAATGTACCTCTTATTCTGGggagacctttcatgaagactgcaagagttttgattgatgtggAAAACGACAAGCTGAAAGTGAGAgtgcaagatgaagaagtaaattttgatgtttttgaagCCATGTCTCACCCAAAGGATAACAAGGAGTGTTTTCATCTTGATCCTCTTGATGAAATTTGCATGATACAAGTAAAGAAAGCAagtgatactttttctttggAGGAGATGCTAGTTGACACCTGTGAAgaattgaatgaaaaagaagaagaactgATTGATGAGTGCTTGACTGAATTGCAAGAGTTGAAAGAAGATTCGTTACAGAAGACAAAGGAgatcaacacaaaagcaaaaGTCAAGGAAAGCAAATTGGAGCTGAAGATGTTACCACCACATTTGAAGTAT GTGgtaccaaagaaaggtgggatgccagttatttataatgaaaaaaatgagctCACACCTACAAGGACTGTTACGGGCTGGAGGATGTGTATTGACTACAGGAAGTTGAACAATGCTATTAGGAAGGATCACTTCccccttcctttcatggattAG